One region of Gaiellales bacterium genomic DNA includes:
- a CDS encoding SDR family NAD(P)-dependent oxidoreductase, with protein MRFDASRVWITGASSGIGEALARELAGRGARVAVTARRADRLEQLAAGRGIVPVPADVSDREMVLAAEETVRSELGGLDMAILNAGTFGQMDVTAWDTAAYRRHVDVNLMGLVHGVEAVLPAMRRARAGRIVGIASVAGYRGFPSSQAYGSTKAAEINLLESLRIDLLPLGVRVSTVCPGFVRTDLTALNTFRMPWLLEPEDAARRIADGLEKDKAEIVFPMPMMLAMKAVRLVPVRPWTAMMSRRARTRHLRRS; from the coding sequence GAGAGGCGCTGGCACGCGAGCTTGCGGGCCGCGGTGCGCGCGTCGCGGTCACCGCGCGCCGGGCCGACCGGCTCGAGCAGCTGGCCGCCGGCCGGGGCATCGTCCCGGTGCCGGCGGACGTCAGCGACCGCGAGATGGTGCTCGCGGCCGAGGAGACCGTGCGGAGCGAACTGGGCGGGCTGGACATGGCGATCCTGAACGCCGGCACCTTCGGGCAGATGGACGTGACCGCATGGGACACGGCGGCCTACCGCCGGCACGTCGACGTCAACCTGATGGGGCTCGTCCACGGGGTGGAGGCCGTGCTGCCCGCGATGCGGCGCGCGCGGGCCGGTCGCATCGTCGGCATCGCAAGCGTCGCCGGCTACCGCGGGTTCCCGTCATCCCAGGCGTACGGGTCCACGAAGGCGGCCGAGATCAACCTGCTCGAGTCGCTGCGGATCGATCTGCTGCCGCTCGGCGTGCGGGTATCGACTGTCTGCCCGGGATTCGTGCGAACCGACCTGACGGCGCTGAACACCTTCCGCATGCCGTGGCTGCTGGAGCCCGAGGACGCCGCGCGACGCATCGCCGACGGGCTCGAGAAGGACAAGGCCGAGATCGTGTTCCCGATGCCGATGATGCTCGCCATGAAGGCGGTCCGGCTGGTGCCGGTGCGGCCATGGACGGCGATGATGTCGCGCCGCGCGCGCACCCGGCACCTCCGCCGCTCGTGA
- a CDS encoding Re/Si-specific NAD(P)(+) transhydrogenase subunit alpha, with protein MRVGVPSEHGAVERRVALTPDAVGRLLGLGVEVVVQSGAGDAAALPDADYETAGARIVPDGRTLLAEADMVVMVTRPRDEEVSAFRHGSGVVGMLQPLINRELVDALAAGSITAFSLDAIPRITRSQSMDALSSQATVAGYKAVLIAAGHLPKFFPMLMTAAGTVAPAKVFVLGAGVAGLQAIATARRLGAVVSAFDTRPVVREQVNSLGAAFVELELDVEEGEDARGYARELTEAQYAQQQELVARTVSDSDVVITTALIPGRPAPRLVTAAGVASMRPGSVIVDLAAETGGNCELTEPGEVVVRDGVTIVGTLNVPSTMPLHASQMYARNITNLLTLIVQDGELHLDFEDEIVADACITHDGAVVSKLLQGATA; from the coding sequence ATGCGAGTCGGGGTACCCTCGGAGCACGGTGCCGTCGAGCGTCGGGTGGCACTGACGCCGGACGCTGTCGGACGGCTGCTCGGCCTCGGCGTCGAGGTCGTCGTCCAGTCCGGCGCCGGCGATGCCGCCGCCCTTCCGGACGCCGACTACGAGACGGCCGGCGCGCGGATCGTGCCGGACGGCCGGACGCTGCTTGCCGAAGCGGACATGGTGGTCATGGTGACGCGCCCCCGTGACGAGGAGGTCTCGGCGTTCCGGCACGGCAGCGGCGTGGTCGGGATGCTGCAGCCGCTGATCAACCGCGAGCTGGTCGATGCGCTCGCCGCCGGCTCGATCACGGCGTTCAGCCTGGACGCCATACCGCGCATCACCCGGTCGCAGTCAATGGATGCGCTGTCGTCCCAGGCAACGGTGGCGGGCTACAAGGCGGTGCTGATCGCGGCGGGCCACCTTCCCAAGTTCTTCCCCATGCTGATGACCGCCGCCGGAACCGTCGCGCCGGCGAAGGTGTTCGTGCTCGGGGCCGGCGTGGCCGGGCTGCAGGCGATCGCCACCGCCCGCCGGCTGGGCGCCGTCGTCTCGGCATTCGACACGCGCCCGGTCGTCCGCGAGCAGGTGAACAGCCTCGGGGCCGCATTCGTCGAGCTGGAGCTGGACGTCGAGGAGGGCGAGGACGCACGCGGGTACGCCCGCGAGCTCACCGAGGCGCAGTACGCGCAGCAGCAGGAGCTGGTCGCGCGCACGGTGTCGGACTCCGACGTCGTCATCACCACGGCGCTGATCCCGGGCCGGCCCGCGCCGCGCCTGGTGACGGCGGCCGGGGTCGCATCGATGCGGCCCGGCTCGGTGATCGTCGACCTGGCGGCCGAGACGGGCGGCAACTGCGAGCTGACCGAGCCCGGCGAGGTGGTCGTGCGCGACGGCGTGACGATCGTCGGCACGCTGAACGTGCCGTCGACGATGCCGCTGCATGCGAGCCAGATGTACGCCCGCAACATCACCAACCTGCTGACGCTGATCGTGCAGGACGGCGAGCTGCACCTGGACTTCGAGGACGAGATCGTCGCCGACGCCTGCATCACCCACGACGGCGCCGTGGTGTCGAAGCTGCTTCAGGGGGCGACGGCATGA
- the leuD gene encoding 3-isopropylmalate dehydratase small subunit, with protein MKPVTVIEGSVAALDRANVDTDQIVPKQFLKRIERSGFGEFLFWDWFREPGFPLNRIEFHGAPILAAGRNFGSGSSREHAAWALQDYGYEAVVAPSFSDIFRSNCTKIGLLPVELPEEDVRELIDHAPHPARIDLEQQTVTLPSGRVSRFEIDPHVKERLLNGWDEIALTENRMAEIEEYEATREREGPNALTI; from the coding sequence GTGAAGCCCGTCACCGTGATCGAGGGCAGCGTGGCGGCGCTGGACCGCGCCAACGTCGACACCGACCAGATCGTGCCCAAGCAGTTCCTGAAGCGGATCGAGCGCAGCGGGTTCGGCGAGTTCCTGTTCTGGGATTGGTTCCGCGAGCCCGGCTTCCCGCTGAACCGGATCGAGTTCCACGGGGCGCCGATCCTGGCCGCCGGGCGGAACTTCGGATCGGGCAGCTCCCGTGAGCACGCGGCGTGGGCGCTCCAGGACTACGGCTACGAGGCGGTCGTGGCCCCCAGCTTCTCGGACATCTTCCGCTCGAACTGCACCAAGATCGGGCTGCTGCCGGTGGAGCTCCCGGAGGAGGACGTGCGCGAGCTGATCGACCACGCGCCGCACCCGGCGCGGATCGACCTGGAACAGCAGACGGTGACGCTTCCCTCCGGGCGGGTGTCGCGGTTCGAGATCGACCCGCACGTCAAGGAACGGCTCCTGAACGGCTGGGACGAGATCGCGCTGACCGAGAACCGGATGGCCGAGATCGAGGAGTACGAGGCCACCCGCGAGCGCGAGGGGCCAAACGCGCTGACGATCTGA
- a CDS encoding NAD(P) transhydrogenase subunit alpha gives MTHELVLQITVFVLAALVGFEVISKVPTTLHTPLMSGTNAIHGIVIVGAILVVGRTDSLLVEVLGTIAIAFGAINVAGGFLVTDRMLNMFKQKPGEQKRDA, from the coding sequence ATGACCCACGAGCTGGTGCTGCAGATCACGGTGTTCGTGCTGGCCGCGCTCGTCGGCTTCGAGGTGATCTCGAAGGTGCCGACGACGCTGCACACGCCGCTCATGTCGGGCACCAACGCCATCCATGGCATCGTCATCGTCGGGGCGATCCTGGTGGTCGGGCGGACAGACTCGCTGCTGGTCGAGGTGCTCGGGACGATCGCCATCGCGTTCGGCGCGATCAACGTCGCCGGCGGCTTCCTGGTCACCGACCGGATGCTGAACATGTTCAAGCAGAAGCCGGGAGAGCAGAAGCGCGATGCATGA
- a CDS encoding NHL repeat-containing protein — translation MLRSNLSRHGRRLRAVIAVTALAVAAGIAPSGASAATLVKTIGFPGPAGLYAYGMDWDQSDNTILVADYWNYRVKRYTTSGAYIGTVSKPDPLGSGSGIGAPYDVEADMIGNPSAAPLWVADQGNSRIVEFTHTGTFIRSIGRNGHGTGGHAYPVGCGNGAMTIPTHIFADPVSGQLYVSDPRCRQVYIFNHTTGAYVGHFNWPGGFQPIPRGIAGDGSGIYVVEHNTRSIYVFNRAGQYVKKLASNSDMNDPRGLDLGGGNVFVVSAIKNKVFQYNESTGALVRSWSHTGGGTSGPSFDSIRFPAVDGSGNVYVGDTWGCPAYNGPSCSGADPGYRVYKYSPSGAPIALTGGSCTWSLQGACSMGSTQPPPMGGFNQQNGVGINPADNSLFVVDTFEQRVQKFDTASTCTSASSCPAWILQFAGRAGAGVQSEGVGYPRALVFGSDGRVWIGDNNNDVQAWTPGGGSTASPATFVHRFGSQGTSPGQFKGGVQGLTVTAGRIYATDYAGCRLQVFDENTLLHVSSGTSALEAIVGDTGCSTMHGPRGVAVDPANPSVAYVTDGARLLRWNLNLGTPGHPGGGTMTSITSCGLAQAWGVTFHNGAYYIGDVGHKRIMKYVPGGACTAVVTGLPQGSNFVAFDTAGRMYASDNSKRILVYSGVG, via the coding sequence GTGCTCCGATCGAACCTCAGCCGCCACGGACGGCGGCTGCGTGCCGTCATCGCCGTGACTGCGCTGGCCGTCGCGGCCGGCATCGCGCCGTCCGGCGCGTCCGCAGCAACGCTCGTCAAGACCATCGGCTTCCCCGGCCCGGCGGGGCTCTATGCCTACGGCATGGACTGGGACCAGTCCGACAACACGATCCTCGTCGCCGACTACTGGAACTACCGCGTCAAGCGCTACACGACCTCCGGGGCCTATATCGGAACCGTCTCGAAGCCCGATCCGCTGGGTTCGGGCAGCGGCATCGGCGCACCGTACGACGTCGAGGCCGACATGATCGGCAACCCGTCGGCCGCCCCGCTGTGGGTCGCCGACCAGGGCAACTCGCGCATCGTCGAGTTCACGCACACCGGCACCTTCATCCGCAGCATCGGCCGCAACGGGCACGGGACGGGCGGGCACGCCTATCCGGTCGGGTGCGGAAACGGCGCGATGACGATCCCCACCCACATCTTCGCCGATCCGGTGTCCGGACAGCTCTACGTCTCGGATCCGCGGTGCCGGCAGGTCTACATCTTCAACCACACCACCGGCGCGTACGTCGGCCACTTCAACTGGCCGGGCGGCTTCCAGCCGATCCCGCGCGGGATCGCCGGCGACGGCAGCGGCATCTACGTGGTCGAGCACAACACCCGGTCGATCTACGTCTTCAACCGCGCCGGCCAGTACGTCAAGAAGCTGGCGAGCAACAGCGACATGAACGATCCTCGCGGCCTCGACCTGGGCGGCGGCAACGTCTTCGTCGTGTCCGCCATCAAGAACAAGGTCTTCCAGTACAACGAATCCACCGGGGCGCTCGTGCGCTCGTGGTCGCACACCGGCGGCGGCACCAGCGGCCCGTCGTTCGACTCCATCCGCTTCCCGGCCGTTGACGGCAGCGGCAACGTCTACGTGGGCGACACCTGGGGATGCCCGGCCTACAACGGCCCATCCTGCAGCGGCGCGGATCCCGGCTACCGGGTCTACAAGTACTCGCCGTCGGGAGCGCCGATCGCCCTGACCGGCGGCAGCTGCACCTGGTCGCTCCAGGGCGCCTGCAGCATGGGGTCGACGCAGCCGCCTCCGATGGGCGGGTTCAACCAGCAGAACGGCGTCGGGATCAACCCGGCCGACAACTCGCTGTTCGTGGTGGACACGTTCGAGCAGCGGGTGCAGAAGTTCGACACCGCGAGCACGTGCACCAGCGCGAGCAGCTGCCCGGCGTGGATCCTGCAGTTCGCCGGCCGCGCCGGTGCGGGCGTCCAGTCCGAGGGCGTCGGCTACCCGCGGGCGCTGGTCTTCGGGAGCGACGGGCGCGTCTGGATCGGCGACAACAACAACGACGTCCAGGCGTGGACGCCGGGCGGCGGCAGCACGGCCTCGCCGGCGACGTTCGTCCACCGCTTCGGCTCGCAGGGCACATCGCCCGGGCAGTTCAAGGGCGGCGTGCAGGGGCTGACGGTCACGGCCGGCCGCATCTACGCGACGGACTACGCCGGCTGCCGGTTGCAGGTGTTCGACGAGAACACGCTGCTGCACGTGTCGAGCGGCACGTCGGCGCTCGAGGCAATCGTCGGCGATACGGGCTGCAGCACGATGCACGGGCCGCGCGGCGTCGCCGTCGACCCGGCGAACCCATCGGTCGCCTACGTGACCGACGGTGCCCGCCTGCTCCGGTGGAACCTGAACCTGGGAACCCCCGGGCATCCCGGCGGCGGCACGATGACCTCGATCACGTCCTGCGGTCTGGCGCAGGCCTGGGGCGTGACGTTCCACAACGGCGCGTACTACATCGGCGACGTCGGTCACAAGCGGATCATGAAGTACGTGCCGGGAGGCGCGTGCACCGCGGTCGTCACCGGCCTGCCGCAGGGCTCCAACTTCGTCGCCTTCGACACGGCGGGGCGCATGTACGCGAGCGACAACAGCAAGCGCATCCTGGTCTACTCCGGGGTGGGCTGA
- a CDS encoding NAD(P)(+) transhydrogenase (Re/Si-specific) subunit beta: protein MHEREAFDLAYLACAALFVYGLKQLGSPRTAVRGNQLAAAAMVIVIAVTLWDSGSHNLLWIIAGMVIGGAVGAYSAQAVKMTAMPQMVALFNGVGGGAAALIAFNEFHMATAGGGSLPNDQVTSTLFSAIVGSLSFAGSMVAFGKLQEVITGSPVTLPAQKLVNAAIFIVILALAVSQYVGTQREGVVAIAMVLALVLGVIMVMAIGGADMPVVISLLNSFTGLAAAATGFALHNNALIIAGTLVGASGTLLTQMMGKAMNRSIANVVFGAFGTGGGGAAAAEGPAGGQVRATTADDVAVMLAYARRVVIVPGYGLAVAQAQHTIRELADQLEQRGVDVRYAIHPVAGRMPGHMNVLLAEADVPYTQLYEMDDINDEFPRTDVSLVIGANDVVNPAAKNTPGSPIYGMPVLNVDQSSAVVVLKRSMNTGFAGIENELFYDAKTTMLFGDAKQSIMGLIGAVKAV from the coding sequence ATGCATGAGCGGGAGGCGTTCGACCTCGCGTACCTCGCGTGCGCGGCGCTCTTCGTCTACGGCCTGAAGCAGCTGGGGTCGCCGCGCACGGCGGTGCGCGGGAACCAGCTCGCGGCGGCGGCCATGGTGATCGTGATCGCCGTGACGCTGTGGGACTCCGGAAGCCACAACCTGCTCTGGATCATCGCCGGCATGGTGATCGGCGGAGCAGTCGGGGCCTACTCGGCGCAGGCGGTGAAGATGACCGCGATGCCGCAGATGGTGGCGCTGTTCAACGGCGTCGGCGGCGGCGCGGCCGCGCTGATCGCGTTCAACGAGTTCCACATGGCGACCGCGGGCGGCGGCAGCCTGCCGAACGACCAGGTCACCTCGACGCTGTTCTCGGCGATCGTCGGCTCACTCAGCTTCGCCGGCTCGATGGTCGCGTTCGGCAAGCTGCAGGAGGTGATCACGGGCAGCCCCGTGACCCTGCCGGCGCAGAAGCTCGTGAACGCGGCCATCTTCATCGTCATCCTGGCACTGGCCGTCTCGCAGTACGTCGGCACGCAGCGGGAGGGCGTGGTGGCGATCGCCATGGTGCTGGCACTGGTGCTCGGTGTGATCATGGTGATGGCGATCGGCGGCGCCGACATGCCGGTGGTGATCTCGCTGCTGAACTCGTTCACCGGCCTCGCCGCCGCGGCCACCGGCTTCGCGCTCCACAACAACGCCCTGATCATCGCGGGGACGCTGGTGGGCGCGTCGGGCACGCTGCTCACGCAGATGATGGGCAAGGCGATGAACCGGTCGATCGCGAACGTCGTGTTCGGCGCGTTCGGCACGGGCGGCGGAGGGGCCGCGGCAGCGGAGGGGCCGGCGGGCGGCCAGGTGCGCGCGACGACCGCGGACGACGTCGCGGTGATGCTCGCCTACGCGCGGCGCGTCGTCATCGTCCCGGGCTATGGCCTGGCGGTGGCGCAGGCGCAGCACACGATCCGCGAGCTGGCCGACCAGCTCGAGCAGCGAGGCGTCGACGTCCGCTATGCGATCCACCCCGTCGCCGGACGGATGCCGGGTCACATGAACGTGCTGCTGGCCGAGGCGGATGTGCCGTACACCCAGCTGTACGAGATGGACGACATCAACGACGAGTTCCCGCGAACCGACGTCTCGCTGGTGATCGGCGCAAACGACGTGGTCAACCCCGCCGCGAAGAACACGCCCGGCAGCCCGATCTACGGCATGCCGGTGCTGAACGTGGATCAGTCCTCGGCCGTGGTCGTGCTGAAGCGGAGCATGAACACGGGATTTGCGGGGATCGAGAACGAGTTGTTCTACGACGCGAAGACGACGATGCTGTTCGGCGACGCGAAGCAGTCGATCATGGGGCTGATCGGCGCCGTCAAGGCCGTCTGA
- the leuC gene encoding 3-isopropylmalate dehydratase large subunit has protein sequence MPRTLFEKVWDDHLIGDDLLFVDLHLVHEVTSPQAFEALRLAGRPVRRPDRTLATADHNVPTGPGRADELSQAQLEALRRNCEEFGVRFYPLGHRRQGIVHVIGPELGVTQPGMTIVCGDSHTSTHGAFGALAFGIGTSEVEHVLATQTVAQTRPRTMLVSYSGELGLGCTAKDMILGTIGQIGTDGATGHVIEYAGDAIRGLSMEGRMTIANMSIEAGARAGMIAPDDTTFAYMEGRPGLPSDVDAAVDRWRELVTDPGASFDRLVEVDVPSLAPQVSWGTNPGQVAPITGAVPAPADESDERALAYMDLRPGTPLSEIAIDRVFLGSCTNARIEDLRAAAEVVRGRKVASSVRAMVVPGSVGVKAQAEREGLDEIFKAAGFDWRGAGCSMCLGMNPDVLAPGERCASTSNRNFEGRQGKGGRTHLLSPVMAAAAAVTGRLTDVRELA, from the coding sequence ATGCCGCGCACCCTGTTCGAGAAGGTCTGGGACGACCACCTGATCGGTGACGATCTGCTGTTCGTCGACCTGCATCTGGTGCACGAGGTGACCAGTCCGCAGGCGTTCGAGGCGTTGCGGCTCGCCGGGCGGCCGGTGCGCCGGCCGGACCGCACGCTGGCGACGGCCGACCACAACGTCCCCACCGGCCCCGGACGCGCGGACGAGCTGTCCCAGGCACAGCTCGAGGCGCTGCGGCGAAACTGCGAGGAGTTCGGCGTGCGGTTCTACCCCTTGGGTCACCGCCGCCAGGGCATCGTGCACGTGATCGGGCCCGAGCTGGGCGTCACCCAGCCCGGCATGACGATCGTGTGCGGGGACTCCCACACCTCGACCCACGGCGCATTCGGCGCGCTGGCGTTCGGTATCGGCACGAGCGAGGTCGAGCACGTCCTGGCCACCCAGACCGTGGCCCAGACCCGGCCGCGGACGATGCTGGTCTCCTACTCCGGCGAGCTCGGCCTCGGCTGCACGGCGAAGGACATGATCCTCGGCACGATCGGCCAGATCGGCACGGACGGGGCAACCGGCCACGTGATCGAATACGCCGGCGACGCGATCCGGGGGCTCTCGATGGAGGGCCGCATGACGATCGCGAACATGTCGATCGAGGCGGGCGCGCGTGCGGGGATGATCGCGCCCGACGACACGACGTTCGCCTACATGGAGGGCCGACCCGGCCTGCCGTCCGACGTCGACGCCGCGGTCGACCGGTGGCGAGAGCTGGTGACCGACCCGGGCGCCTCGTTCGACCGCCTCGTCGAGGTCGACGTGCCGTCGCTCGCCCCCCAGGTCTCGTGGGGGACGAATCCCGGGCAGGTCGCGCCGATCACCGGCGCCGTGCCCGCTCCCGCCGACGAGTCCGACGAGCGGGCGCTGGCCTACATGGACCTGCGGCCGGGCACGCCGCTGTCGGAGATCGCGATCGACCGGGTGTTCCTGGGATCGTGCACCAACGCCCGGATCGAGGATCTGCGCGCGGCCGCCGAGGTGGTCCGCGGCCGGAAGGTCGCATCGTCGGTGCGCGCCATGGTCGTCCCGGGATCGGTTGGAGTTAAAGCTCAAGCTGAGCGTGAGGGTCTGGACGAGATCTTCAAGGCGGCGGGCTTCGACTGGCGGGGGGCCGGATGCTCGATGTGCCTGGGGATGAACCCCGACGTGCTTGCGCCCGGCGAGCGCTGCGCGTCCACGTCCAACCGCAACTTCGAGGGCCGGCAGGGCAAGGGCGGCCGGACGCACCTGCTCTCCCCCGTGATGGCGGCGGCAGCTGCCGTGACAGGACGGCTGACCGACGTGCGGGAACTGGCGTGA